The following proteins are co-located in the Bosea sp. AS-1 genome:
- a CDS encoding amino acid ABC transporter ATP-binding protein, with protein sequence MSAIAPAGHEIGDVIIEMRKVDKFYGDFHVLRDIDLTVSRGERIVICGPSGSGKSTLIRCLNQLEEHQKGEIVIDGTTVDAKLKGIEDIRREIGMVFQSFNLFPHLTALENCTLAPMKVRGIPRPEAEANARKILERVHIPEQANKYPVQLSGGQQQRVAIARSLCMNPKIMLFDEPTSALDPEMVSEVLDVMVELAESGMTMLCVTHEMGFARKVADRVIFMDAGEIVEVAAPDQFFTAPQNERTRKFLGQILHAQTQAH encoded by the coding sequence ATGAGCGCCATCGCCCCCGCCGGCCACGAGATCGGCGACGTGATCATCGAGATGCGCAAGGTCGACAAGTTCTACGGCGACTTCCATGTCCTGCGCGACATCGACCTCACCGTCTCGCGCGGCGAGCGCATCGTCATCTGCGGGCCCTCGGGCTCGGGCAAGTCGACGCTGATCCGTTGCCTGAACCAGCTTGAAGAGCATCAGAAGGGCGAGATCGTCATCGACGGCACGACCGTCGACGCCAAACTCAAGGGTATCGAGGACATCCGTCGCGAGATCGGCATGGTGTTCCAGAGCTTCAACCTGTTTCCGCATCTCACCGCGCTGGAGAACTGCACGCTCGCGCCGATGAAGGTGCGCGGCATTCCGCGGCCCGAGGCCGAGGCGAATGCCCGAAAGATCCTGGAGCGCGTCCATATCCCGGAGCAGGCAAACAAATATCCGGTACAGCTTTCGGGCGGCCAGCAGCAGCGCGTCGCGATCGCGCGTTCGCTCTGTATGAATCCGAAGATCATGTTGTTCGACGAGCCGACATCGGCTCTCGATCCCGAAATGGTCAGCGAAGTGCTCGACGTCATGGTCGAACTGGCCGAGAGCGGCATGACCATGCTCTGCGTCACCCATGAGATGGGTTTTGCCCGCAAGGTTGCCGACCGGGTGATCTTCATGGATGCCGGCGAGATCGTCGAGGTTGCCGCGCCGGATCAGTTCTTCACCGCGCCGCAGAACGAGCGGACGCGCAAGTTCCTCGGCCAGATCCTGCACGCGCAGACGCAGGCGCACTGA